The following DNA comes from Cucumis sativus cultivar 9930 chromosome 7, Cucumber_9930_V3, whole genome shotgun sequence.
TACTTTACACTTATAACTTCAAGTAGTGTTAGTGATAAGCTTCTAGACAACATGTTGCTTTGCATCCTCATTTTcagtaaaaagaagaaacctaAATAAGTTTTCCAGCATTTTCATTCCTCACTTGAACATAGCTCACATCCTCTCCTCTGGAAAAGAAGGATTTTAGGAGAAGATAAATGACAGTGTTTCTTAAGgggttttctttattatattagTAATAACTAGTGAGTTGGCTAAAAAGGGTTTTTTCTAGGGTGAAGGTTGTTTTAAATAGAGTATTCCAACTGGCTCAGAATTAGATGAGTAAGTGGAGGTTCTTAACCATCTTTTGTACTGTTTCCTTTATTaagacaaatatcaaatttaattccTATCACGTATCCTTAGATACCCCTGActagaggaagaaaaaagaatctaCTCCTCACATGAGTTTAAGAAATATGATGAAAGGCCACATTTATAATGTCCCAGAcagaaaatataatacaaatgaACATAGCCCACCTCCAAATATCATATGCTCGGCAGAAAAATCTCCCTGTAATGCAACCTCTCCCTGAGTTTAAAAAAAGACGGGTGCATTCAACATTAGAAAGTTCATCCATGTTCTTGCAAGAGATAAATTGAAGGTGACCAGTTACTGTTTAGGGCTAATAAACAGAAAATAATCAGCGGTAACATGTTATAGCATAATCAATGCTAAATGTCTGAGAGCTCAGCGCTAAAACCAAATGGATGtctaagaaaattatatttagttgGTAATCTACCTCCCCTGTAATAAAGGTGAGGGTTACACCATGGAGACCACTGAGAATTCTagaataatcaaattataggAAATCAACTAAACTTTGTGAGGTGAAGAGCAGGATTGCGCCTTTGTAATGTGCCAAAGACGTCGGATgctttgtttgaatttgaaacaatCAGAGCAAATTTATTATGTCCATACTTCTTGAAAGATACTTGTCATATAAAAGGCATGGACAATGATATCAATGCAAGgataatagaaatatataaaagcaaTACGGCAGCTTACAGCTTAAACAAGAAGTGTAAGTAAAGTACTCACCGCACAGCTAATGGTTCTACTCCAAGATCCTCCCAAGTAGGCCAAGTCACCACTACAGACGAGTTGAGTATCATGAAAAGCTGAACCATTTAGAACCTGGACAACATCTCTTCCTCCAACCATATGTTTTCCGGCCAAAATTTTCAGCAAAGTCGTCTTCCCTGCACACAAGTGCATAACATATATCAATGTCACTAAAGATCTGCCAATGAGACCATTACGTTTTTTCTGTAATAGTTGAATCTGCCTGCCCCGAGAGCAGGGAGGTAGCCATAGtcatacatttaaaaaacaaggGAAAAACTTAGtgttttgatataattttcttaatctaaGAGAAGCAGAAAGGAGCAATACTCCTTCGCTCTACCCTTGACCACTGTCCAAGAGAATTCATGAGCACTTTAATGGCTTACGAATTGCACATCATTCAACTTCAAAGAAACAATGGGGGTGGACtgcaaaaactaaaaaagattCTGTATTCCAGTTTCTCATCGGATTCATATTTAAACCCAATATTCCCGCAGTAAACCAAacgagaaagagagagaaatagacAATGATTGAAATACCAGATCCGTTGGCGCCAACAAGAAGACATCGAGATCCAGAGCCAACCTGGAGATTAAACTCGACAAAAAGAGGTGAATCACTTTCATAAGAGAATTGCATCGCTTGTACCTTGATGCTGGTGGAACCCTTCTCATCTAAAACTTCAATACCATCATTCCCGGCGATAGAAATTCCGTTGTCCGCCATTTGTGAAGAGAAAAACTGAGGAAGATGGAGAATTGGGCAGAGAATTTAAAAACCCTTGTGGGGAATTAGCAGGGAATGAAGAAAGTTGGTGGGTGATTGTTCAAAAGCAGGGAAGATGGTGGTTGGAGGATTGTAAAGGGTAGAAGAAGACCACATTGGTTGGTTGTGAAGTTGAGGCTAGGATTTGATGCGCCATTGGAACACAACGTGGCAGTTGTTGAGATCAAAGAAACTGGAATTTCATCGCATTGAAAATGATAGATGTCGTGGAAGTTCGCGGGAAATTGGCGCACCGTCTTCTTGTTGGGGAAAGTTCGTACGGGAAGTATTTCTCGCATCTCATTAGTTTGCTTTTAAGAATGGTGGAgatctattcaaattaatgaaCTCAATTTATTGGAAAATGGCAATGTGTAAGAATTTGAATTGGTATCTACTGATTGTGTCATACATATCtgatattttacaaatatggattttaactcttttttacTCCACATTTTCCCTAAAAACTCACAATTggttgagaaagaaaagcGGTAATCAATGACCAAACGTGCTATGATCGACGAAGTTAAGCAATAGAGGGAAGTATAATGTCGATTGTAGATGGTACGAAACAATGCTAGTCGGTGAAAGAGAGATGTTAGAGGAAAGAAAGATCAAGGAAGGTATGTGATGGGAAGGTGGAGCACTGGCCAATAACAGATGATGCGGAGAAGTGCTGGTTAACCAAAGATAGATGTGTGAGGATGTTTGTTGCTACgaagaaagaagaagttcttttttttttttctcaaaacaattcaatttttttaaaatctaagtGTCATTATAAAGTACATATATCTACTCAATCAAGTGTATCATCatcaatattatatcaatttgataTATGTATCAATAGTAATTAGTCAATATATCATAATCAGTATATTAGTCAAGTTTATCAGCAATATAGATGAGTGAAtgattaacaaatttattagtaGTTTATCAGTCAAGTACATCATtaattatcaagtatatctaAGATATCAGTAAAGTGTATCAAGATTATCAACAATATAAATGAGTGCATGATTGACAAGTATATCAAGTAAATATTAGccattatcaagtatatcaattaAGTGTATCAAGTATATATCAACATAGCGAGGACATTTGGTCTACGAACCTAATTAATGCGCTTTGTTGTGTCCTATTTTGTAAgtgttcaaatttatattgtGAACCAACGAAAATTTCCTTTACTATTACATCTACTTATTTTGTGTCATGTCAACATGCTTTACAAATAGAGTAAAATAATgggaaattaacaaaaataggaTAATTTTTAAGGGTTTAAAGAGTTTTaggatggattttaaaaaagatgacatttaggacaaattaactaggaaaagtctatattaccctttagttataaaaaaaacctaaaaaacaatttatggaatttcttctccttcttcctccattttctcacttccaaaaagaatatttcatttttctctctttctatccgtattccatttttcctcattttcacaaaacctttgatttcctttttcttcctttctcatttttcattcacaaaactacaaaaacaatGGTAGTTCCGGTGATTTCATTGTGGAACATGACTTGGGACTCGTGATCTTGCTGCGAAAATTGGATTCCGACGAGGAGGggtaacaatttgattttgaaaataatagtaaaagttttgaaatgtgcaagataggtgcgagatgtgtacgagataggtgcgagatgtgTACGAGATACGTGCAAGATGTGTACGAGATACGTGCATTCAACCATTCAATGAAAATGCACAACAACAAAAGCAATCCGATCAAAACAATCCCTAAACAAAAAGTGCgtggttataaaaaaaagactgAGAAAGGAGAATCTTGCACGCCGCATCTTCGACGGAGAATCTTGCACGACCACGTACAAACTGACCACCAATGGATGCCTGAACGATTAACAACGGTAAATGAGATGCGACAGCGACTGAGAAAGGAGAAGAGTTGAAGTCGGGTTGCCCTTTGTCTTAGTAGAAGAGAAAGTgagggagaaggagaaagCCGCAAGAAGAGAACGTGagggagaaggaaaaggagaaaatgacataaagttaatttttagggtttttttaaattaaagggTAATATAGACTTTTCACACCTCATTTGTCCTAAaagtcttcttttttaaaatctcatcTCAAAACTCTCACTACCCATCCAAATAATCTCATTTTTGGCAATTTCCCTAAAATAATCCATCGATACAAATGTAGAGTCTATTaggaataaaaatatagaaggGAATAAAGAGAATACATACCCTGGCTATGATActaaaaatttcttcaaacacCAGAGttacaaacaaatttttatttcattatattatattatactttttgTGGTTTTGGTGGCTGCAACAAAGTAATGGCCATAAATAGCTTTATGGAGTGTTTGAAGCTCTAAATTATTGTACTAAGAATTGGTTGGGTTATGCATTTGTGGGGTTTGGTATTAAGAAAACAAGAGTAAAGATTATTTTAACCCTATTTTCAACGGTAGCACTATTCAACTTAGTGATTCCTTCAATGTTTTCACTCACTTCATTTACTGACAACTGACTCCATTTATATGTATGCTTTTATAGTTGAAGACCATTATTGCTCAGAGATGGAAAAAGTCCATAGGTTTAAGCCTATCATAGCAGTGTTACAGGACAAGTATTATTACAGGACttctaatataatttaacttaacacaaattcttcattattattcattcaaatgcattataaatttatatttttaacttaagCCAGTTGAAGAAcgataatattaattattaaacacCACTTTATACAAAGCATTATTACATAGAcactaaaaagtaaaacagTACTTAACCAAAACCCTTTTAGTTACACATACATGCACTGTAAtaattcaacaacaaaataatcaaatctcacgtttgatatatatgtaaaatctCTTCTCTCAAGcaacaaaatagttaaaagGGAAGGCATTATTCTGGAAGGTGTTGTCAATTATGTCATACTTCATTTCTTGTGAATTTGAATCACCAACTCCATAGGATGAACTATTAAAGGATGTTTCTTCCAAGTTGATGTCCCAGGGTAGCAGCCCGGTCGAGTTGTCACCAGGCAGAAACTCGATGTCGTTGTTTGGCAGCGAGTAGTAGGAGGACGGTGCCTCCATCACTGCATCAAGCGGAAAATGTGAGGTGGTgtgttttgttgttgtttctGTGGCGTCCTGATCTGGCTTGGTCTTGTGAAAAACTCTGCATAAAACCCAATCCTCCTGTAGAATGATATAAAGAGTATCTTTATCATTACAcactttgtatatatatatccatacatatatttatatatatatagttcttACAACTAACTTACCTTTCAAAAGCTCTTCTAtcttgttttggttttttccctcatttaatttgttttgggacaaatgtttttctttcttcttattctctAGTTTGTTGTAAGTTTACTTAAATAAACTTGTAAAGATGTGCTTGATAGGAGCATAAACTTTAAATAGTGATTCATGCATATTCTTAAACCATAAATAATGCTCCATTATAACTTACGCACTCAAcagaatgttaaaaaaatgttgtcttCTGTTACCTctaactttcattttcttgtctttttagAATGgttatgtttcttgtttttaatgAATCACGATGTAGTTTTTATCATAAGTTTCACATATTTCCATCCTTCAAATCTTCATACTCCATGTTTGttttacttaaaaagaaaaagaagatgggaAGGAATAATCATAAATTAACTTCAACTACGCCCTGAGAAATAAGCCATATCTGCAACATAAATTAAGTTATTAGAAagccaaaacaagaaaaacaatgaattgaaatttatggtTGAAGTTAAGAATGGAATAGATAGAagacataaaaataatatttaaattatatatatatatatatgagattgTCTGTTACTATATGAGAATGAGACTGTAGTAGGTTAAGGTTGGGAGGCTGCaaatgtataattaattatgtaaaatttaGGGTCAAGGTTGAGATTAGAGTACAAtgtaatgaaataattatatatatataaaaagaatgaaaataggTGCCTTATGGAAACCCTAATTGGGCAGTTAAACACAATGGAATTCCAATTTGAACGAGACCAAGtctaaaagataaatttgattgaactAAAGTTTTGGTTGGTTGTCTTATTATTACTGTTATCatcattatcattaaaaataaagtcaatttttattttataaagtaaaaaaagtgAACTAGTTACTAAATGCAccaagttttcaaaaataaaaaatagactATAGATGGATTACCAAAGTGGATAATAAGTTTTATGCTAGTTGAGCTACCTAAATTCGTATATTGTGAtcttaactttttcttcttatgtGATTGATGCACATTAGCTCTAACTTACAAACAAATGATAGCTATATCTAACTTAAGCATGAGGATTTTACCTccctttctttaatttctatcATATCAAGatagattcaaacttctaactTTTTGGTCAAATGTATATCTTATCTAATTAAACTATTATCAAGTTTGACATTCTAAACtctcttatttaaaatatatatttactgtATATTATGAGAAAGACGACCCCTacatttttccatttgtttaAATATGCTGTAATATTCTTTCTTCCATAAATTTTCCAAATTACCCTTAAAGTAGAAATCAATTAGTATATTTTGGATGGAAATAGATAACTAGAATATGGTGTGTGTTTGGGTACCAATTTTCATTCTAGCTACTGTCATATACTATTTCAGATCTTGATTTTCAACCAAAACTCCAACCGATGTTGAAGTGTTTCTAaacatttctctttcttgtgTGAGTATGGTGGGAGACAATCTAATAAGTAGGCAAGAAAAAGTACTAATAATGAGGGGGAAAAGAGAGATAGGAACCTTTGGGGGCATATGTGGAGTTTCAATTCGAAACTCATGCATGATCCATCCTGTTTTGATCCCATTTGGAGCTCTGTTTTTATAAAACACCAAAGTTTTTCTCATTCCTACAATCTCTTTTCTTGTTGGGTCCATCACCAATCTATCTTTTCCTGTTGCCTTCCAGTAGCCAGCTGTTGTTGCTCGATTGGTTCGAAAACCCGTCGAGTATTTTCTATCTCGAAAGCTGAAGAAGTACCACTCATTTCCATTCAACTTGGCTACGTCTAACCATTATCCATTGAGAAAATAGAGTTATAATCACACTTGAGTTATTTGACATTGGATCATAAGCATGAACTAAGttgtcaaatttaatttgtaaatatatataataatgtaatgCATTTTAAAAAGACATATTAGATTTATATGCTATTATTCAATatagttttttgaaaaaaaaaaaaaaaactaaaaatataaatatatagactTCTAATTTCAATATCTACCAAAAGTCCACAAATGAGCCTACATGaaattgattatatttgttaatttatgtAAGTACTACTTTGAATTTCTAGATACtagatttttctttctgaAAAATAGATATCTATTAAGGTCTAATGTATTGAGAGAATAGAGAATGacattatgaaaaataatttaaatcatataactTAGTATTTTGATATCATATGTTAATTAAGTCaccattatatataaaaaaaaaattgaacttttcgCTAAAATAATAGCCTATTGTACTTTTTTTGGTATAAGCTGGAAATTAAAAGgattatatgttaattatcacatgtatatattttataaataatttaaatatttttgttatttataacaaattttctttattaaatacttGGAGGAGAgaactattttgaaaacttatttcAAGCAAAATTCAATGTACAATCCAACCCTATTTTAACTttacattaaataattaagaaagagaacacataaaataacatatgaatgtatatgtgtatgtatgtataaattaaaaaaggatgATGTGGATGAAAATGTCAAGGTCTCAAATAGGTACAACAtttgtagtatatatattggtATCATAGTCTAGATAGGCTACAATATTTaactataatttatatatatatatatatatataatatatatatttgttcattttgttatatttaagaaCAATccttttattgttattattattatttttagtcttttatatatctaaaaacatacaaaaatgTGATAATATACTATAAAAAATGATCCAATAAAATCAACCAATTTAGAAGACTAACACACATCTAAGGTATTTCTTGTTAACTCAAAACTCACTTCACATCTATTcctaaaaaagtgaaaataattatgagtACTCAATTAGAAAAGAGACTTCAACAATGGAatctaataatattattattacatatttatatgtCACATtgtgtaataataatatgaattatCCATATAGTACTTTTATATGATAAAACAACTGgttaatgaatgaaaataaatgtatgaatcaacaaagaaaacaaaagtaggGGACAATAATCCTTCCATAAATCATTTGCatgttgaaaaaataaatgcatgagtcaaatttctccatttttcttctgaAATGATCAGTCAGGTTTTGTGAGAAGAGAACAAAGTTGgtatttgtatatttgtttatgatataataatgGCATTCTTGGACAAATATGGGAAATAGGGATTGGCCTcttcattttcacaaatagTAATTATTTCATTGTCTTCATAATTGCAagacaaatattttatggcattatatatatatatatatatatatacattttaattttctatttttttaaaattttaaaattttagttattataaaaCCGTTCAAATCACACCATTTATTCTCTAATCTCCAAAATAAGTTTTAGaatcaactattttttttagttcataaggtttgaaatttatgtcgAGATTTAGTTTTACTTGAGTTTCAAAATTGTGCAATGGAATCTcgaacttttgaaaaatacttaacTTTGGTCTCTTTATTGACCGTAACCGTCAAAAATAAGTAACGGAAGCTAATATGgcaatcatttaaataaaaatatatgataatgatagtaatttttttttaaaaaaaaactctctctctcttctcctttAACCCTAGTCCAGCGAAGCAACCGTCCCCCATCTCGGGTCGTCGCCcatagtttcaattttcttcatcatcatcaatgttaaaaaagaacacaCTCCTCCCccatctttaatttcttccccAACAAACCCACACCctcatctatttcttttcaaacccTCTTCCCCTTCGTCGATATGAAAATAACTCACCAACATCCTTAATCAAGATATTAGAGGTTCGAATCTTCTCTTACATATTTTTGAactcaacaaaaaaagaaagaagaaagaagaagaataggaGGCAAATGATAAAGATTAAACATAACtctaatattgattaaaacaTCAACACAATACTTATTATTGTCCATTTTATACTCAAAGGGTTCGAGAATACCCAAATTGTACTCCAATATTGTATTctataaaaatcaatataatcaaacaatcatggtaaataagaaaactaatCAAATATGGCATgaagtttaagtttattttatgttgcatgaaaaatatatttatatttatgacgCGACAGTCAGCTGTCAGCTGATATCGTGTTCAGTGATGAATTATCTCGTGCAACATGATATGTACAATACCTTTAATTTGAATCGTAACGTATAATAAGGTGGGGTCCATGGCGCGTTTCTTACCTCTAACtccataattattaaattccTCCCCCCTTTTCTAACTTGGGTAGTGAAATCCTCATAGATTAGggttttagggaaaaaaaaaaaaaacagtgtttcttcttcttatgtttttctaataataataatatagcaacaatttacataataattttatatacaaGTTGAGAATGGAGAAACGTATTTCTTCTacggaaaaaaaattaactgatAAACCTTCTTCCAATACCAAGTTTAGCTCAATAGTTTTTGATAAAACATGGATTATCATCATATTAAGCCTCCATTATTCATAATATCCATGTCTGATGCAATAGTTGTAAAActcatacaaaaaaaagttaaaagaagaaaagaattatgGATTTCAAAAGATCAATATGCAATAACTACACAAAAATAGAGCAGCCCAAAAtataaacacaaaacaaatactacaaaattaaaacccCATTACAAAAatcttatcaatttttaaaaaatgatctCACCAATTAATCATGTTGTAAAAGGAAATTACAAAACATACCAGGAAGTTGCCAAGGCTCACAAGTATGCAGATCAATCTCCACCAAAGTGCCTTTCAAAGCTTCttcatttccaatttttttatacaaatagTGACAAACCAACTCTTCATCACTTGGATAAAACCTAAACCCTGGAGGAAGACTTGCTCCAATATCTTTCAAacccattttttttccttacaaAACTCTCtgatctctctctttctctcaaaaaaaaaaaaaaaaaactaaaatattgtGTATAATTGGGAGAGAATcatagaatatgaaaagggttttttgtattttttttttcctcttctcaaAAGTGCTTTTGTATGAAGAGATGAAGAGAAGTCATTATTGCTTATATAGAGATAATGGAGGAAGACATGTGGCTAAAATACCTTAAATTATGGAAGAGAGAGAGCGAGGGTAAGAATTAAGTTGGTTAAATTATGAAgctttcacaaaaaaaaaccaaagttaTACGAAAGCTTTAATTCACAGAGGGAAACGTCTACTTTGAggattaaacaaaattttaataagtaAACACAAGTGTTTAAtgatttgttgaattttttgtacttcaaattgttgaaatatatgttattattacttaaaaaaaagctaaattaTTCCATTTACGAGTATTTAGTTCAACTAGTGAAAgacatatattatttcaattttataaagctaaattattgaatcaaatcaaactaaaattttgatatttatcaatataatataatgtgtttggtttggtttacatatttaataataattttttttttcattagtttGAGTTAGAAAACTTGAAATCGAACCAAACATGAATTGTATAGTGAGTgatatttatagatttttttaatattaaatcgACATTTcttgtaaaattgaaaaattgaattgcctaaaatagaattttgaaCTGAACTAATAGTTCGGTTTCAATTTGAATCTCAAACAGAATCAAAATGTAAGTTTAAATGttccatttcaaatataaagttaaagaaaagaaaacaacaatattggACATGTTTTGCTGTTATGCAAAAGTGTgactaaaattgatttatcaAAGTTTAGACATGTTTGGAATATCTTCTAATTTAagcattacattttctttaatgttCAAAGTAATATGTTATTATAGCTTACATTTTGATAAACTTTCATAATACTTATTCTTTTCGTTACACTACATTTAAACATGAttgtagtttatttttaaaaacgataCTCGAAGATTTGCACGAGAGAATGATACCCTTGTTAGACTTACTTCCATGACCTAGTTAGGTTTGCTATGAAAACTACTTAAAATCTTTTCCCTATCAATctagatgaaaattttatttcatttgggccgaattaaaaactaattctaaaaatcatgaaaatcttgaaattttctGTTCTTCTAGGGTTGCAATCACATCTTAGGGCATAACTAGCTTATAGGTACAAGTTTTGCACACTTCCCAATTTCTTTACATTCTGATTAGGTTTCAACCATATTCTTCTCACAACATGGGCACAATTTTTTGCACTTCCTAGCtactctatattttttaatctaaaggGTTGCAAAATATGTACATTGggcctatatatatatacatttatagGTTTATGCAAATGGCATAAAAACACAAGAATGGCTAAAAAATTGACTTTGTTTGCACATATTTTGCATTGTTTCTCTAACCATGGCTGAGACACATGCTTGAACTTGTTTTTACATAAAATCACTCATAAAGCTTTCAAATATaaagagatatatatattcttttatgaaTTATGTGTAAGTTTTTAACCAAGCCTAATAATtcatcaaaagaaaagttatcaGCTGTATCGCCAAACGTAACAATATCTGTCACCTTCATTTTTAGTTGATCATATCGCTACTTCATACTAATTGTGACAATACCATCACTTTTTTTCCTTGAATTATTGAATGTAAAAATAGTTATACAATTATACATATCACGCATAAGGTCTAAAAACAATTAGGGAAATCAGTTAAACTTTTCTAGGAGAGGTTTTGGTTCTTTCGTTTTCAAACTTGCCATCATATTAAATTCTTATAAAGGTTTTagatttgttgtattttgatTCAAACTTGGAACTTAATCTCTAAATTAAGgtatttttaagtaaaattttggtCCATGCGGTCACTTTTCATTAATGTTTACGACATATATAACTGTTATGGATGGATTCTAGAATAAAGGTAAAATGGTCAAAGAGGAGAGTAAAAAACTGAAGTAATAGTCCTAAGAACAAATGAGCTTGATCGGTTGGTTGAACCTCTTATGTTACTCTAAGGACCGACATAGCCTAAGTCTTAAGAGATGAAACTGTAGTACACTTAGTAAGAATGTTGGACTGGTTGGCCTAACCCGAAAGAAGATTTGCACGCAATTTGTCCAATGTATAACCCTTATtaagatgagaaaaaaaataattgtggATAAAATAACTaggctaaaaaaaaaaaaaagagctaaGAGTCTCTAAGTCAAAATAACcttcaaagttaaaattgtcgagtttaaaattttgaaaaaaacttaGATATAGT
Coding sequences within:
- the LOC101214996 gene encoding protein CUP-SHAPED COTYLEDON 3; amino-acid sequence: MGLKDIGASLPPGFRFYPSDEELVCHYLYKKIGNEEALKGTLVEIDLHTCEPWQLPDVAKLNGNEWYFFSFRDRKYSTGFRTNRATTAGYWKATGKDRLVMDPTRKEIVGMRKTLVFYKNRAPNGIKTGWIMHEFRIETPHMPPKEDWVLCRVFHKTKPDQDATETTTKHTTSHFPLDAVMEAPSSYYSLPNNDIEFLPGDNSTGLLPWDINLEETSFNSSSYGVGDSNSQEMKYDIIDNTFQNNAFPFNYFVA